The Peribacillus simplex genome contains the following window.
GAACAAAAATTGCTAAAGATATGGAAAGAGGTCCTGAATAATCAGGAAATAGCCATCAGCGATAACTTTTTCGAATGTGGGGGAGACTCCATCCTAAGCATTCAAATTTGTTCACTTGCCAAGAAAGAAAATCTTTTCATTACTTCAAAAGATATCTTTGAAAAACAAAGTATCGAAGAGCTGGCAAAGGTTGTGGAATCGACGGGGGATTTAACGATAAATCAGTCTGACGTTTTTGGAAAGGCATCATTTACACCTATTCAAAGTTGGTTTTTCTCTCAACAAATAAATAATTATAATCATTGGAATCAATCCGTAACATTAAAGGGCTACCCGCAACTGAGTGAGAAAAGGCTTATGAAGATCATGGCGCATATCGTTAAACATCATGATGGGCTGAGATCAAGGTTCACTAGCAAAGAAGCATTTTCACAAATAGAAAAAAATACGGATCCGAATGAAAATTGGACTTTGAATTACGTAAATCTATCAAACATGAATAAGGACATACAAGAACAGGAAATTGTTAAACTCGGAATCGATGCACAAGAGGGCATAAACATTTCAAACGGACCGCTGATGAAAATTGTATGCATCAATACAGGCAAAAATGAGCATAGAATCATTTGGATCATTCATCATTTACTTGTTGATGGGGTTTCCTGGAGAATCTTAATCGAAGACTTTGACCGGCTATATATTCAAGATATTAACGATCAAGAACTAAAACTGGATAATAAAACGACATCATATAAGGAATGGGCAAATAACCTTAATGAGTACAAAAATAGTATTCCTTTAGGCATTAAAGAGTACTGGCTGAATGAAAATAACGCACTGTATGAAAACGCCTTGGTCAAAACAGGGAATGTATACGATGGAAGATCATTTGATATGAAGCTGAATAAAGAGATTACAAACAAAATCTATAATGAAATGACAAAAGCTCATAAAGCATCCATCGATGAAATATACTTATCTATTTTTACAATGCTAATCGGGAATTATTTTAATAAAAAAGATATTCATTTTACTTTGGAGGGACATGGTCGCGAAGAATTATTCGCAGATGTCGATTTATCCAGAACAGTGGGATGGTTTACGACCATGTGCCCGGTTTATTTAGAAAATAAACAATCCATTACAAACACGATTAAAGGTACAAAGAAAAAGTTAAGGGCCTTGCCTAATAAAGGGATTGAGTATGGGATCATGACCGAATTATGTGGCGAGACACAAATGAAACAAAATAAGCCGCTTATCAGTTTTAATAATTTAGGTAGATTTCATCAAAACAATGAATTGGCTGCGAAGGAGGTCATCTTTTTTAGTGAACATGATATTCAACATAATTCCTATACCGAGCATGAAGTCGATATCGAATTACTTGTAGTGAATGAAGAGCAAACTATAAAAATAAACTACAACAGACATTTCGTAAGAGAAGATTTTGAGAATTATATTCAAAACAATTTGCTGGAATTGTTGGAAGCAGTGACAAAATTGGAAAATTCGATGTACGGTCCGGAAGACTTTCCATTAGTGGATGTGCCTGAAGAGGAACTTAACCAACTACTAAGCAAAGAAACAGGAATTGTTGATATTTATGAATTGACTGCTTTGCAAAAAGGGATGTTATATCATAGTTTATTTGATAGTGAGAGCAGCCAGTATAAAGTACAACTCATTTTTGATATTAAAGGCGTTCTGGACGTCGGAAAATTAAAGAATGCCATTAGGACAGCTGCTGGGAAACATGACATTTTAAAAACGAAATTATATTCAAGTAGAAAAGGGATATTCTATCAACTATTGATGAGTTCCATGGATATCGAGATTAAATATGAAGAAATGACCGATCATCAAGCGAAGCTGGAAAAGTTGTTAGCAGATCAATACAAAATCATAGATATCGAGAACAATAGGTTGAATAGCTTCATGATCGTTAAGCTTGCGGAAAATGAGTACCAATTAATATGGACATTCCATCATATTATTATGGATGGTTGGAGTTATTCAATGGTGATTAATGACATTTTTGACTCTTATCATTCAATAACACCGTCATCATCTTTGAGTACCTCATTTAAAAAGTATGTTGAATATATGAAAGATTATACGAGTAATAAGGAGCTGCGGGACTATTGGGCATGGAAACTGGAAGGTGTCCGAAGTTCTGTACCTAGTTTAACGGGTGTGTTGGAAGGCGAGGGTTACATTGAGAATAGCTACTTGAAAGTACTGGATGAGGAATTGAGTGATTCCATTCAACGATTCTGTCAGGAATACAAGATTACCATGAATACTTTCTTTCTAACTATTTGGCTAACTACTTTAAAAGAAATAAAAGGTACGGATAATGTATGTTGCGGCGTAGTGACATCCGGCAGGAATATCCCGGTCCAAAATATTGAGGTTATGGTTGGTCCATTTATCAATACCGTTCCGTTTATAAAGCATATCAGCCAAGAGAAGACCTACATGGAACTGCTGGATGAGGTTCAAAAGGAATTTTTGGAACTAAGTGCCTATGAGAATACACCATTATCAGAAATTTATGAATGGGCTAATATGAAAGATCATTTATTTGACTCATTATATGCTTTTGAAAACTATCCCATGCAACTAGCTAATACTGGTGAAATCAATGTAAGTTTGAAAGAAGGGCGGGAAACCACCCATTATCCAATCGTCATCATCATTAACCCTGGTTCAAGTGTTCAAATCAAGTTTAATGAGGCAGCGGTCAATCTAAAGTTAAGGACATCAGTCATTTCTATATTTAATCAAATCTTAAACGGAATGTTAGAAAAAATGGGAGTTAAGTGAGGGGAAATATATGGAGACAACTATTGCGGTCAAGGGAAGGTTAATTGAGGAAAAGCTTATTGGATTTTGGAAAGAGATCTTAGAACAAGAAACCATTGGTACAGATTCTAATTTCTTTGATTTAGGGGGGAATTCCCTTTTAGCCATGCAATTTATTCAAATGGTGAAGAATAACATGGGAGTAAGATTGCCAATCAAAGTGTTGTTCGAACAATCAACCATACAGGAACTATCTGTACTCATCAAACAATTGGACGATATTAATAAGTTAAGTTGAATGGAAAAGAATTGAGGTGATGTTCTATGAACAGGATCATAAGTGAAACGGAAGATAGGCTATTAAACATGATATCAATTATCATCGAACCTCTTAAAATATCACTATTAGAGGACATGAATGCATCACTAAGTACAAATGAAAAAAAGGATGAGTTTTTGTCTTCGATAAAACGGGAGTTCGGTATTCAATTAACATCTGAAATCATTACAAGTCAATGGAACATAGAAAGGTTGGCAAGTTTCCTGGACATGCTTCTCAGCATGAGAGAAGACGAGGTCAATAAGCCTTATAAACGTGGAAAAAGGGAAGGGATGCTTTCTCATAATCAAGATCGAATGTATCTGTTTGACAGTCTCGATGAAAGGAAAATGCTCTATAATATGCCATTTAAATTCATTTTAAATGGCGTAGTGGACATTGGTGACTTACAACAGGCATTAGATATCATGATTGAACGCCATGAAACTTTACGAACCAATTTTAAGGGTGAAGAACATCAAGTACTTCAATTCTTGTCAAAAAACAGCAGTAACTTAATAGCCTATGAAGACTGTCGGGAAGTAGGCCCCGAAGTCAGTAATATAATGGTCACCTCCCATCTTACTGAAGAAATAGAAAGATGTTTTGATCTGGAAAATGATCGGTTATTTAATATGAAGCTATTTCGAATTGAGGAAGAAACGTATTATTTAGTATGCAATTTTCACCATATCATTTTTGATGGAGTATCGTTTGTAACCTTTTTCGAGGAGTTAATGGAGATTTATGAAAGGGTTCAAAAGGGCAAGGTTGGTGATATTCCTCCTGTGGACATGCAATATTTAGATTATGCTGTCTGGCATAAGGAGTGGGTCAGGGAAAGTACGCCAAGCCAAAGGAGGTTTTGGGAAAG
Protein-coding sequences here:
- a CDS encoding phosphopantetheine-binding protein, which produces METTIAVKGRLIEEKLIGFWKEILEQETIGTDSNFFDLGGNSLLAMQFIQMVKNNMGVRLPIKVLFEQSTIQELSVLIKQLDDINKLS